One Pyrococcus furiosus DSM 3638 genomic region harbors:
- a CDS encoding uracil-xanthine permease family protein, translated as MGPDIKVKIDEKVEPKRAILFGLQHVLAMFGATVTVPLVVGTTVGLSTREIATMIQAVLLAMGIATILQTTIGSRYPIVQGSSFAFIPGLISIGKSLGMAATQGALIVGGIIEALVGGLGIVGKIKKLFTPVVTGVTIMLIGFSLAHVSVKYFFNYFADPSGASIPRATIVALITFGTTVYVALKSRGTLRAMPVIVGAFVGYLVSIPLGLADFQLVKELPVVSVPKIFPWGTPVFDVGAIITLLFAFMVSIIESVGDYHAISAIAEAPITNKHINRGIMSEGIACSIAGVLGACGTTSYSENIGLVALTKVASRYVVQVGGIILIVISLFPKFAGLLAAMPAPVLGGLTLALYGMISVTGLRLIKEKVELNDRNTIIIATALIAGLGAPQLPPEFLEHFPQIIASILESGMAVGAITAIVLEQVLR; from the coding sequence ATGGGTCCTGACATTAAGGTTAAAATAGATGAGAAAGTTGAACCAAAAAGAGCTATTCTCTTTGGGCTTCAGCACGTCCTTGCAATGTTTGGAGCAACAGTTACAGTTCCACTAGTAGTTGGAACCACAGTAGGGCTTTCGACAAGAGAGATAGCAACCATGATCCAGGCCGTTTTGTTGGCAATGGGAATTGCAACGATTCTCCAAACCACAATTGGTTCGAGGTATCCAATAGTCCAAGGTTCAAGCTTTGCATTTATCCCAGGTTTGATAAGCATAGGGAAGAGCCTTGGAATGGCCGCTACCCAGGGAGCCCTAATAGTTGGCGGAATAATAGAGGCTCTAGTTGGTGGGCTGGGAATAGTAGGGAAAATCAAAAAGCTCTTTACGCCCGTAGTTACAGGAGTTACAATAATGCTTATAGGATTCTCTCTGGCTCACGTATCGGTAAAGTATTTCTTTAACTACTTCGCCGACCCATCTGGAGCGAGCATTCCAAGAGCAACAATCGTTGCTCTTATAACCTTTGGAACAACTGTGTACGTTGCTCTAAAAAGCAGAGGTACATTAAGGGCAATGCCCGTTATAGTTGGAGCATTTGTGGGATATTTAGTCAGCATCCCCCTGGGATTAGCAGATTTTCAGCTAGTAAAAGAGCTTCCAGTTGTCAGTGTTCCAAAGATATTCCCGTGGGGAACTCCAGTATTTGATGTGGGGGCAATTATAACTCTGCTCTTTGCATTCATGGTCAGCATTATAGAGAGCGTTGGAGATTATCATGCAATCTCAGCTATTGCAGAGGCTCCCATAACTAATAAGCACATAAATAGGGGAATAATGAGTGAAGGAATTGCATGTTCAATTGCTGGAGTATTGGGAGCATGTGGAACAACAAGCTATTCAGAGAACATAGGACTAGTGGCTCTTACAAAAGTTGCGAGTAGATACGTTGTCCAGGTTGGTGGGATTATACTCATTGTAATCTCTCTGTTCCCAAAATTTGCGGGATTGTTAGCTGCAATGCCTGCCCCAGTGCTTGGAGGTCTTACCCTTGCCCTTTATGGAATGATTAGCGTTACAGGGCTAAGGTTAATTAAGGAGAAAGTAGAACTAAATGACAGGAACACAATAATAATAGCAACGGCCTTAATTGCAGGACTTGGTGCTCCACAGCTTCCACCAGAGTTCTTGGAACACTTCCCACAAATAATTGCAAGCATATTGGAGTCTGGAATGGCCGTTGGAGCTATAACGGCTATTGTGTTAGAGCAGGTGTTGAGGTGA
- the upp gene encoding uracil phosphoribosyltransferase: protein MIEDKRWGGVYSFEDSPYIMEILTELRDKDTDSIKFRKGLVKLGRYMGYEITKTMDVEKVKVETPLEETEGIIVKDRRNVVIITVLRAAIPFMEGLIKVFEHARVGIVSAARGKPPKFEIEMNYIKIPQITPEDTVIVADPMIATGSTLLRVLEEVKKYGTPKRTLVVGVLAAPEGITRIKEKFPEVEIFVAKIDRELNDKGYILPGLGDAGDRAFGEPVKITTLPQVHYIE, encoded by the coding sequence ATGATTGAGGATAAGAGATGGGGTGGAGTTTATTCCTTTGAGGATTCTCCCTATATTATGGAAATACTAACGGAACTTAGAGACAAAGACACCGACAGTATAAAGTTCAGAAAAGGCCTTGTCAAGCTTGGAAGATACATGGGGTATGAGATCACAAAGACAATGGACGTAGAAAAGGTTAAGGTTGAGACTCCATTGGAAGAAACCGAGGGAATAATAGTCAAAGATAGAAGGAATGTGGTAATAATAACAGTTCTGAGGGCGGCCATACCATTTATGGAAGGACTAATAAAAGTTTTTGAGCATGCAAGAGTTGGAATAGTCTCAGCTGCTAGAGGAAAACCTCCAAAGTTCGAAATCGAGATGAACTACATTAAGATTCCCCAGATAACTCCTGAGGATACCGTTATAGTGGCTGATCCGATGATAGCAACTGGCTCAACTTTACTAAGAGTTCTTGAGGAAGTTAAGAAATACGGAACTCCAAAGAGGACATTAGTTGTTGGAGTATTAGCTGCTCCAGAGGGAATTACAAGAATAAAAGAAAAATTCCCGGAGGTTGAAATTTTCGTCGCCAAGATAGACAGGGAATTAAATGATAAAGGTTATATTCTCCCAGGATTGGGGGATGCTGGAGACAGGGCTTTTGGAGAGCCAGTGAAAATCACTACCCTTCCTCAGGTTCACTATATAGAGTAA
- a CDS encoding molybdopterin-dependent oxidoreductase, with amino-acid sequence MFSACMRDCYDTCAIISEFKNGKLTVKGNPKHPITRGFLCPKGALLPKWFHSPERLKTPLIRKGKRGENNFAEVSWEEAIKLVAKKLKETIEKFGSESILVYRYAGDRGVVNYNFPLRLFHYLNARTIESGICDRAGQEALKDVYGTAVGLDPEEIPNHKLIVYWGINAFWTNLHGFMLAKRNNVEIWTVDVIRTETAKRSSKFFQIKPDTDVLFALGIAKVMIENGWYDKEFVKENVYGFEEFKNYIKTLSLDYISKETGIEVEKIFEFAQEFWEKRGIIHIGYGFQRSLAGGEGVRAVSLLPALVGHKFGFIYDMVTIDKSYAEGKFLRTEPENPLPQMELAEAIESGEIKFLYIYNSNPLASYPNQNRLRRALENADIFVVTHDIFMTDTALYSDVVLPANTFFERFDIVDSYYHRYVLLNEPVAKGPGKSNSEVTRLLAKELGINNPYIYENDEEVVKKVLEINGISFEELKEKGFVKVPQKERVWPTPSGKIEFYSQRAVKRGLSPFPTYKKFRGKYPLRLLSPTYRMTITSQYHNTYGIIDEKIYMNPKDAQERKIKDGDKVIVFNEYGRVITRAKITEDVPRGVVVMYKAFWPSLLGWNVNFLTTDKKVEEYGKASAFHSTWVDVTLYSEPEEG; translated from the coding sequence ATGTTCTCAGCTTGCATGAGAGACTGCTATGATACATGTGCAATTATAAGCGAGTTTAAGAACGGTAAACTAACTGTAAAAGGCAATCCGAAGCATCCAATAACAAGAGGATTTCTATGCCCAAAAGGAGCCTTGTTGCCAAAGTGGTTTCACTCTCCTGAAAGGTTAAAAACTCCCCTGATTAGAAAAGGGAAAAGAGGAGAGAACAACTTTGCAGAAGTTTCTTGGGAGGAAGCAATTAAACTTGTGGCCAAAAAGCTGAAAGAGACAATAGAAAAATTCGGAAGTGAGAGCATCCTTGTATACAGATACGCTGGAGATAGAGGAGTTGTTAACTACAACTTCCCACTGAGGTTATTTCACTATTTAAATGCAAGGACAATTGAAAGCGGAATTTGCGATAGAGCTGGTCAAGAGGCATTGAAAGATGTCTATGGAACAGCTGTTGGCCTTGATCCCGAAGAAATTCCCAATCATAAGTTAATTGTTTATTGGGGCATAAATGCATTTTGGACTAATCTCCATGGCTTTATGCTTGCCAAGAGGAACAACGTAGAAATTTGGACGGTTGATGTTATTAGAACTGAAACTGCAAAGAGGAGTTCTAAGTTCTTCCAAATTAAGCCAGACACTGATGTTTTATTTGCACTGGGTATCGCAAAAGTTATGATAGAGAATGGATGGTACGACAAAGAATTCGTGAAAGAAAACGTGTATGGATTTGAAGAATTCAAGAATTACATAAAAACATTATCCCTTGATTACATAAGTAAAGAAACAGGAATTGAGGTTGAGAAGATATTTGAATTTGCTCAGGAATTTTGGGAGAAGAGAGGGATAATTCACATAGGATATGGATTCCAAAGATCACTGGCTGGAGGAGAGGGTGTTAGAGCAGTCTCCCTTCTTCCAGCTCTTGTAGGCCACAAGTTTGGCTTCATTTATGACATGGTCACAATAGATAAGAGCTATGCTGAAGGAAAGTTCTTAAGAACAGAGCCAGAGAATCCTCTACCTCAAATGGAGCTCGCGGAAGCAATTGAGAGCGGAGAGATAAAATTCCTCTACATCTATAATTCAAATCCTTTGGCTAGTTATCCAAATCAGAACAGATTAAGGAGGGCTCTTGAAAATGCAGATATTTTCGTTGTTACCCACGACATCTTCATGACAGACACCGCTTTATACTCGGATGTAGTCTTACCTGCCAACACATTCTTTGAAAGATTTGACATAGTTGACTCCTATTATCATAGGTATGTGCTATTAAATGAGCCCGTGGCCAAAGGCCCTGGGAAAAGCAACAGTGAAGTAACGAGATTGCTTGCAAAGGAACTCGGTATTAATAACCCATATATATACGAAAATGACGAAGAAGTCGTTAAAAAAGTCCTGGAAATTAATGGTATTAGTTTTGAAGAGCTAAAAGAGAAAGGCTTCGTAAAAGTTCCCCAAAAGGAAAGAGTTTGGCCCACTCCCAGTGGAAAAATTGAGTTTTACTCCCAAAGAGCTGTAAAGAGAGGTCTGTCTCCTTTCCCCACTTACAAGAAGTTCAGAGGAAAATACCCCCTAAGGTTACTAAGCCCCACATATAGAATGACAATAACAAGCCAGTACCACAATACCTATGGGATAATAGATGAAAAAATTTACATGAATCCCAAGGATGCCCAGGAGAGGAAAATAAAAGATGGGGATAAAGTCATTGTTTTCAATGAATATGGAAGGGTAATAACAAGGGCAAAGATAACCGAGGACGTTCCAAGAGGAGTTGTTGTCATGTACAAAGCTTTCTGGCCTTCACTCCTTGGCTGGAACGTTAACTTCCTAACAACAGACAAAAAAGTAGAAGAGTATGGAAAGGCCTCAGCTTTCCACTCAACATGGGTTGATGTTACTCTATATAGTGAACCTGAGGAAGGGTAG
- a CDS encoding FAD-dependent oxidoreductase, with protein sequence MRPLDLTEKKKKKVRIYFEGKELEAYEGEKLPVALLANGIYWLTTSLEGRKRGAFTFGPVPMIINGVKGVDARKTKVKDGMKVQRQTYGDFHEEPLPQDGEVKQVVVDVLVIGGGPAGLGAVLEMQEHLNVALVEEKGWLGGDMFLKTSTAEGFEESSRKVVDKLAKEVKANVYLGTVALGVFDKGEYFLVPATKGNNLIEFLAKRVVLATGAVDNIMLFENNDMPGVFRRDFALEVMNVWEVAPGWNVAVTGSKAEEVIYELERWGIDYVEVPSVKRVEGKEKVEKVIDFNGNEYKVDAIIFADGKRPDINPITQAGGKLHFRRGYYRPVVNEYNQIREGVYVAGSAVTIKPHYTNYLEGRLVGAYILREFGIDSEPCIYKEKLKEFEPEALPVPKIPINKLNLDDVQICGCDVSLRKVYDVVEKGITDLQIIKRLTHLAMGFCQGRFCLFNGAAVVSQVTGIKLGEIDLPVARPPIKTVKLGILSRR encoded by the coding sequence TTGAGGCCACTAGACTTAACGGAAAAGAAGAAGAAAAAAGTTAGGATATATTTCGAAGGGAAGGAACTGGAAGCCTATGAAGGAGAAAAATTGCCCGTTGCACTATTGGCCAATGGAATATACTGGCTAACAACAAGCCTAGAAGGAAGAAAAAGGGGGGCATTTACCTTTGGTCCAGTCCCAATGATCATAAATGGAGTAAAGGGTGTCGATGCTAGGAAAACAAAGGTTAAAGATGGAATGAAAGTACAAAGACAAACCTACGGTGATTTTCACGAAGAACCACTTCCACAGGATGGAGAAGTAAAACAAGTTGTGGTTGATGTTTTAGTAATTGGCGGTGGCCCCGCAGGGCTGGGAGCTGTTCTTGAGATGCAGGAACACCTAAACGTTGCACTAGTTGAGGAGAAAGGCTGGTTAGGTGGGGATATGTTTTTAAAGACTTCAACAGCGGAGGGCTTTGAAGAAAGCTCAAGAAAAGTCGTTGATAAGCTCGCTAAAGAAGTTAAAGCTAATGTATATCTTGGCACAGTTGCCCTGGGAGTTTTTGATAAAGGGGAATACTTTCTAGTTCCAGCAACTAAAGGAAATAATCTAATAGAATTTCTGGCTAAAAGGGTAGTTTTAGCTACTGGTGCGGTGGATAACATAATGCTCTTTGAAAACAACGACATGCCTGGGGTCTTTAGGCGTGATTTTGCGCTTGAGGTAATGAACGTTTGGGAAGTAGCTCCAGGTTGGAATGTAGCTGTTACTGGAAGTAAGGCGGAGGAAGTAATATATGAACTCGAGAGATGGGGAATTGATTACGTAGAGGTGCCCTCTGTAAAAAGGGTTGAAGGGAAAGAGAAGGTTGAGAAGGTTATTGACTTCAATGGAAATGAGTACAAGGTTGATGCAATAATATTTGCTGATGGTAAAAGGCCTGACATAAATCCCATTACCCAGGCAGGAGGAAAATTACACTTTAGGAGGGGATATTATAGGCCCGTTGTAAATGAATATAACCAGATTAGAGAGGGGGTATATGTAGCAGGCAGTGCAGTGACGATAAAGCCCCACTATACAAATTACCTGGAAGGAAGGCTAGTTGGAGCATATATTCTTAGGGAATTTGGAATAGATTCAGAACCATGCATATACAAAGAAAAGCTTAAGGAATTTGAACCTGAAGCTCTTCCTGTGCCAAAAATCCCAATAAACAAGCTGAACTTGGATGACGTCCAGATATGTGGATGTGATGTCTCCTTAAGAAAGGTATATGATGTAGTCGAAAAGGGCATAACAGATCTTCAAATAATTAAAAGGTTAACCCATCTAGCTATGGGCTTTTGCCAGGGACGTTTCTGCCTCTTCAATGGGGCAGCAGTTGTTTCCCAGGTTACGGGAATTAAGCTAGGTGAAATAGACCTACCTGTGGCAAGGCCCCCAATAAAAACCGTAAAGTTAGGAATTCTATCTAGGAGGTGA